TACTTGCTGCAAGTTCTGTGCATTTGCCAAggtcttctctccctctctcttttcctccctccctccccctccccttcctgtttGAGCTcccacaagtgtgtgtgtgtgtgtgtgtgtgtgtgtgtgtgtgcttgcgggGAGCAGAGGATCTTTTGAAGCTGCTTTccgatttttttaaatttttatttgacaatttcGTAGATGTATATAAAGCATTCTGGTTACTCTCTCCATTCACCCTCTCTTATCCAACGTACACCGCCATCaaaccccaccccaacacacatacacatgcacacacgcatgcatgtccCTCTCCCAGATTCTATGACTCTTGGTTTTGTTCTGTGACCCATTTAGTTTCTCCAGGACCACAGTATTTGCGCAGCTTGACATGACTCCAGCTGGCTTCGTCAGGACTGCTGTTTTGTTGTCCGGGTACCCTGGAACCACCTCTACCCTGTAGGACACACTAAATCCTGAGATAGTCAGCTGAGGGTAGTTAGTGTTCCAGGCGGTGGTGCCCAGTCTGTCGTTTGACCGTCTCTGAATAGGTTAACAGTTTCAAGAAAGACCAGTGTATTCTGGTCACACCTGACTCTGTCTAGCTTAACACCCGTGTTAGACAGTGGCCGTGACAGCCCGGCTGGGAGATGGAAATGAAGGAAGATATATCTGGGTTCCTGGGTTCAAAGGACCATTCCCATCCTGGAGGGTAAGATACGGATAAGCAGCAACAGAGAGGAACCATGACAAGGCAAACCCCAAAGGACACAAGTCGGGTGACCCACTTCCATCCGACACCTGCCGACAGTCCATCTGAATTATGAACCCATCAACGGTTTGCACTGATTACCAGAGCCCTGATGAGCGACAGTCCCCCCAAACACACCCAAGAGTGCCTTGGTCATCTCCtgagaatattttcatttaatcaaGCCAACGGTCAAAATCAACCAGGCAGGATGCGAGGTCCCACCTCTGGCTTCGCAGAGCTAGTGCCCACCTGTCTCGCTGCCACACAAGACATACTTCTGTTAATACCTGCTTCATGGTCCTGACTCTGTCTCTAAGTTGACGACACCCGGTCCTCGTGCACCCGGTTTGGTTTCCCTGAGGTCTCCTGCCCTCTCCTCCACCTTCACCTTCTCCGAGCTTGCTCCTGGGCACTTTCTTCTGACTCACCTTCTTGTTTGCTGACTCTTTCTTCACCTTTGTATATGTATTGTATTCCGTGTGTGATTAAATTAGTCCGTAGAGTTCTTGGTTTCATTCCTTTAATTTTCCACTTCTAGTGTTTTCCGCATGGTTCCAACTCATCGTTCTGTTCTCTGCTACAATCCTGTCttgtcttcctccatctctccgaCTGCAGCAagtgtattattttaaatgttggtGACAGCTCTGTGTCCTCCCTCTGCCTAGTGAGCTTGCATGCGTTCGTGTGCCTGTCCTTAGCAAGCAGGCCTTCCAGCCGCGTGGACGTTAACTTAGCGGCATCTCCGTGGAGCAGCCAGAAGGGCATTTTCTCTGGCGAGGCAAGAAACATTCCAGACTCCCTAGAGCACACGGGTTTCGAGTCCCATTTGTAGGATTCTCTGAAGTGCGGCCTCTTTGTCTGCTCCGGCCATCTGTTCCAGGAGAAATGGGCCGGACTCCATCCTGTGCTGGGAGGGGTTGGACGTTAGGGCACTCGAGGTCACTCTGCCTTTCTGATCCCTACCCAGCAAGGCAGGGATTTGAGAGAGAAAGGCACGGTCTCCATTACTTGTTCCTCTGGAATGTTCCCCTGGCCCCTGCATCAGCCTCCAAACTTGAGTGATCTCACATAAGATGTTGAAAACTGCTTGTTCAGTAGTGTTCTCGGAGGGGCTGCCCCTTATGCTCCTGTCCTACCTTACTGGCTGCTGACTCTGCCTCCACCTCAGCCAAGTCATGATGGGTGGATGCTGAGGATCATATCTCAGAAGGAGCAGGATTCTCCAGCCCTCAACTGAGAGGCGCGGAGAACCCGATCGTGTGTGTGAAAGCATATATGTGGTATGCGTGACAGTATgttaatgtgtatgagtatttttgtgcatgtgtgaatatgaATGTGTTTATATGCTCGTGGGTATGTGACCATCCTGTTATACAACCCAGCAATGCAAAGTGTGTGTGCCGTTCCAAGGTGCCTATTAGTCATAGTGTTGTATAACCATGGTTGGCAATCTTAGAACGTTTTCACCAagcaacaaaccaaccaacaaacaaactgACACAGACCAGGTGGTGgcaagcctttaatccagcactcaggaggcagaggcagggggatctctgtgagttcgaggccagcctggtctacaaaggaagttccagggcAGCATACATTGGCTGTTGCTCTCATTCTCCCTGCCCAGCCCTGGAGATGCTGGATCAACTTTATAAGAtttttactgctcttgcagaggacctgggttcagttctcagaggcaacagctcacaaccatctgtactccagttccagggcctctgaagccctctgctggcctttggtgggtatatatgcatataggcaaaacactcatacagataaaGATCAGTCTTAAGAGGGGCATCCGGGCACCagggtacatgcctgtaatcttggCACTTGGATGCTGAAGTCAGAGGACTGACCGCCCCAAGTTtgaggtttgagaccagcctgggttacggTATAAAATACAGTCTGCAAGTAAATAAATGGCAAAAGCAGAAACACTGACTTCTGGGTACGGTGTGGCTGTTGCACTCTTGGAGACAACAGTTGTGATTTCTTGTACATGATTGGGCCTGCAGTACTCAGTCATGGGACTGGGAAGGAGTCTCCCAGCCACACCCCTCTCTGAGGATTTACACCTAGGATATGTTCTTCACTTAAGGTAGGATATTCATGCTCCTATAAACAACCCTACTGAGACtcatttagacacacacacacacatacacacacatatacgtgcgcacatacacacatatacacatacatacacacataaacacatatacacacatacacgaatacacatacatacatatacacatacgcacatacacacgcatacatgcacagaGTAAGAAGACTAGATAGGAAGAAGATGGAATTAGTCCGAGTAAAGGGAAGCAGGAGAGGACTCTGGGGACTGGATATGGTGAAATACACTGCACATGTATGCAATTGTCATAAGGAAactctttattatatataattaacataTGCTAACACTTTGAAAGGTCAGGCGTGttggagcacacctgtaatcctggcattcaggaagtggagtcaggaggatcaggaattcaaggtcaggcTTATtcatacatagtgagttcaagatcagcctggcccACATGATACCCttcttagaaaaggaaaaagcagggggaggggggataGGGAGAAGAATCAGATGGGCCCCAGAGCAAATGCTGCCTTCTTCCCCACGGTGGCCAGGACAACTGTAGATTGCCTGTACCCAGGCCACAGGACAGGGGTGCAGGCAGCCAGTGGCCCTTGAATAAGGCCAACACATTCCTTCCATGCCCCTTTGGGAAAAGCACTGGGCCCCACTTCCAGGCACCTGCAGGGCCTGTCTCTGTCCAGCAGCCTCCATACTGTGGAGAAGGGATCTCGCTTTTTGATCAGGGCCCTTGTCCACCTGCTCCGTTTTGGCCCCATCCCAAGACTGGGCATGGCCACATGGGCTCCCGGCACCAGCATGGCCACATGGGCTCCCAGCACCAGGCAAAGTCAGAAGACCAGCTGTTTGCCAAGCTGCTGATTCTAGCTTCCAAGCCAGCTGCCAGTAGGTGGAAAGGAGGGCTGCCTGCCAACCTTGTTGGCCAGCAGAAAGAAGAAGTGCCTAGCCTCCACTGCGGGGCCAGAGAGGGGCTGTTAACAGTGTCCAAGCCCATGAGCCGTCACAAGCTTCACTGTgatccccaaaacacacacagacaccctgaCCTCTggcacctgtcagtgtgtccattcACAAATCCCTTAGCAGGTGTGTTTAAGTTAAATCTTGAGCATGAATCTGAAATTTAGGGGAGACCCTAAATGCAGCCCTAAGTGTTCTCAAAAGGCGCTGTAGGAAGCAGGTCACTtagagtcagggcaggaagacTGATATGGTCCCTCCCTCCAGGCAAGGAATGCTTGCAGTCACAGGTGGCCGGAAGTGCCCTCCCCCACTCTTGCTAGAAGCACTACGTTGTTACTTGCTCGCACCTGGATtttgaactctgacctccagAGATTTGTCTGTTTGAAGGCACCTGGTTAGTTTCTGGATTTTCATACCACAGCCCCAGGACAGTCATACAAATGTCTGGGCTGCAGTGCAGGCCAGGGGGCTACCCGCTCTGCTAGTCCCAGGGCCCCACACTCCAGCACAGAAGAACAAACTATGTCCCGTCACTATCCGTGAGTCCCCAGACCCTGTCCACACACCAAACAGCTACTGAACCATACTCAGGAAATCCACATCTCCCTGGTAGGAACTGGCGATTTGGGCCCTGAGTACAAAGCTAAGAACGCAATTGGCCTTTAAAAGGCAGAAAGTGGCTACTAGataggatggaggaaggaggaagattcTATCCAGTGAGCAAAGAGGTCAGCTTCCTGTAGGTCGCCACGGCAAGTTTAATGTTTTCTGGACAGAGCAGGGCAAAGCCCAGGTGGCAGTGGGCGTCTGCTGCAGGCACACCCAGGGGACCTGGCTTGCAGAAGCCCCTTCAGAGGTGGTCTCTGCAAATACTGAGCCCCAACAGTCAGACGCCCAGGGCCAGCAGGCAGCAGCAAACAAGACTTGATTGGCACAAAATAGCCAGTACCCAGGCCCTGGTCATCAACACGGGCCGAGATGGGCAAAGGACATGGGTTCTCTGAGATCTGAGAATCAGCCCTGAAGCTGTCCCTGAGTCTGGTGGTAGGATATGAATTTCATGTTTCCTCTCTACCACTTCAGAAGTGACCCAGACATAGGTAGGATGTACTCTCTAGCTTTGATTGGCTCTCCCCAGCTCCAGGACCGCGTTGCCATAGGTTGGCTAGAGCTGCGTCAGGCTAGATGTCCTGTCAGACTCATCAGCTGCTGCAGGCTAACGTATCAAGCACCCAGACAGGACACTGAACCAGTGAGAAGATGGACACAGGCTGCTGAGGGGCAGCTAGATGGACCCCAAATCAAAGGCCTGCTGCCTTCCATGGCTGATCCATCTAGAAGGAGAAATGGGGAACTGGTCCCACAACAGGCAGGGGGCCAACCCGCTGGGGTTCCAGAGCAGCCCAGGAAAGTGGAGGAAAGCGGAGGGGTGCTGGGGTATGCTAGGAGCTTTCCTTCTTATAGAGAAATCTGCAGGTACAGGAATCCCTGAGGTTCCCCAGTCACTGGCCAGGAGCCTGTGAGTTGGAGCGAGCTGGATACTGTCCCCAGTTCGGAGTCAAGAACAGTGGGCCTGCTGCCCCTCTTGGGAGCTGACATTTGTTGCCCTGCCCTCACCCTTTCACTATTGTGGCTCAGAAAGACTGACAGGCCCCTGGACAAGGCTATAGCAATTCCACAGAGTTTGGAGGTCAGTCCTGCTGTCCCCAAGAAAGCTCATGCATGGCCTATAGAGGGCTCCTTCATTGTCATCCTTGGATCCATCCAATGGATTCTTTagatccattctctctctctctctctctctctctctctctctctctctctctctctctctctctcagagccAGCTGGCTGAAAGGCCAAAACTAACActgctttcctgtctcttctctgtttTACTTTGTTGCTTTAAAACCCGTGGCATTTACTTAATTACGTCCAGGAATGGGAACACACAGGGGCTGTGCTCTGGAGCACCCTGTGGCCACAAGACACACACCACAGGGTCGTCTAAGGCTTTGTACACAGGAGCTGGAGGTCCCCCAACGTCCTCACAGGCACCCCGCCCAATGATTTCATCTATGGAGAGCAGCAGCCAGACCTGGGATCACACGGCCCTTTGGGCTTCCCAGCGGCCACGGGCATCttgtcaaaaaaaacaaaactgagaaaacCGAGGCCAAAGAGGccaggatggagaggagaggcaatGGGATCAGCCTGGGGCAGGACTCCAGTGTCCACGGAATGCAGGGATGGGCAGGGGTGACAGGCGAGGAGGTCATCAGTCTGGGACAGTCCTGCGGAGGGTGGCGGCTAGGGCTCGAAGGCTGGCTTGACCAGGTAGCCACTGAAGGTGATGTAGGTGTCGAACTCATCGCTGAAGATGGCGTTCTCCCGCTCGCCCTTGAAGATACGCACCCACACCGCATCCTGCTCCCGCAGCTCCAGCATCAGGCTCTGACTCTGCATGATGCTCCGGTCGCTCACCTGCGCGTACAggatcaccacctcctcctcgtTCTTCATGATGTGCAGGTACGTCTCCTTCTGGTTCCAAGTGTGCACGTTGAGGCTGAAGAAGTAGATGCCTGGCACGTAGCAGTAGAACTTGCCAGTGAACATATTGAAGTGTTCGTAGAGGTTCACAAACTGCGTGTCAAAGACCACGGGCTGGAAGTAGTCGTTACTGTGCAGGGGCTTCTTCCGGCCCACAGAGAAGGCTGCATAATGGCTCTTGCAGCGGTCTCCAGGAGCCCCCATGGACCCCTTCTGCCCTTTGGGGCCAATATGGCCCCTGGCACCCGTAGAACCTGTTTTACCATATTTCCCCTGGAGGCCTCGATCCCCTCGGTCACCTTTCTCACCTAAGGGAGAACAAGAAGGGATGAAGCCCCAATGGAGGTCAGTCATGTGACTCCACATCCTAGCCCTGACCTGAGCATCCTGCCTAATGCCCCTTAGCAGGAGGCTGCTGGCCAAGGGGACATTTTGGTTCTATCATTAGAGCTAACGTTTCCACTGTCAAAGGTTGCTCTATTTTCAACCAGGAGGCAagccttttcatttcctttctgcaAAGTCCTGGCAAAGACAAAGGAACATATGGGTTTGTCCACCAGCAACAGGCTCCGCGGCCAGGCCTGGGCTCACTCTGAGAAAATGGACTGCAGATGTCCGAAGTCAGAGCAGGTCCAGGCTGCGAGTGTCCCCTGGGCTTGTGTGACGTTATCTAGAGGGAGGGCACAGCTCCGCAGAGAACGAGCTTGGGCACTGTGTCAAAACAAAGAGCTTCGAAGGTCTGCAAGCCCCATGCCCACGGGGTGGAGGCGGAATCCCCAGGCCCCTCCTTatgcatgtgtggtgtttgtgtccACGTGTGagatgcgtgtgcacacacccaacagGCGGAATCCCCAGGCCCCtccttatgtgtgtgcatgtgtggtgtttgtgtccACGTGtgacatgcgtgtgcacacacccgACAGGCacgtggagaggccagaagaagatgttgggtgtcctcttttctctttccacctcaccttttcttcccttaatttatttatttttattttatgtgcattggtgtttttttccCCCGTGGATGtaggattccctgggactggagttgcaggcagttgtgagctgccatgggggtgctgggaattgaacctggtcctctgaaaaagcaatcagtgctcttaaccactgagccacccaccTTACCTTGTGGTGTCCGGTTCTTCATTGAATCCCACTGCTTCAGAAAGCCTGGATTCTagaatctgcctgactctgcctgactctgcccctcCCCATGCTGGTTACAGGCACTTGTAGCTATGCCTGGttttgacatgggtgctagggatttgaacttgggtcttcttgcTTTCTCAGcgagtgctcttacccactgagccatttctgtggCATCCTCTTCTGCTCATGGAAAACAGTCAGACGACAGCCCATCTCCGCTCCGCTCTATCTGAGACCTCTGGTCCTACCCAGCCCCACTTAGCAGGATCTCCCTCTCCGTCAATATAGAGCCCCCCCCTGGAAGTGCCCCCAGCCATCTCACCTTTCAGGATGGTGATGTTGATTTGGGGTGGTGGGATTGTCTGGTAGACAGGCGTGCCGGGGTCACAGCATCGGTAGCACCTGGACGTGGGGAGGTCTTCGCCCTGGCTGGGGGTATGCTTCTCATGTGTTTCTTCATCCCTGAGGGAATAAACCACCACAAAATGATAAACTCTTTGAGTTAGGAGCTCTCTTCTGTTGTTGTGGATCAGGGCTTGGCTCCCCTTGGCTCCCCTTCCCCTGGATATGCAATGCTCTGATTAGCATAGGCATGGGAGAGAATCCTGAAATCCTGATTGcaggtaacacacacatacacgtgcatacacgcacacacatgcacatacatgcacacatgcgcacatacatgtgtacacacatatgcacacacgcaaacacacatgcacatacacaccatcaTAGTAGTAATATATACAAAGCAAAGACAAAGCAAAGGACAATGACCTCAGAACTTCGGTGGAGAGATCTTGCCTGCAGGACTAGGTCTTTTCATTGTCACGAGCTGGGCTGTGAAGCTAGAGCACAACCTACTAGCAACTTCATTCGTAAACAATTTCACTTCATCTTCTGGTGCCCCTGGGCTACAGCAGCCGGTGGACAGCAATGGCTCTACACCGCCATCTCATGGCCACATGCAACACTGCACCTGAGTGGTGTCTAAGCtggcccctccctctcccaccctgatCCACGGTTCCCACCAGGACCATCTGGAGCATGGATCCACACATCCTGAGTTCAACCACATGAAAACCCAGTTCCTGGAGAAAGATTCACCCACACGTCTCTCCTAAGCTTCAGAACTCCTGCGGGAAGCCTCCATTCCACCCAGTTCAGCAGGCCCCACAGATGACATCACGTATCCAGAATTGAAGGCGGCCTCACAATGACTCTTTGCCTGTGACACCTGCTGTTTCTGAATGCTTTTTCTGACACGTTCTAGTGACCCATAATGGAGCCTTCTGCATCCCTGAACTTCCCTCCATATCCAGCATGTCCTGGGGAGTCAACCTCTATCCCAGGCACCCCCAGGCTCTGATTATGTCTAAGGCACCATGTGGACAGGACAGGAGTTCTGGAGTTGTCTTCCCAGCAGCGAGGCACTCTCTGATGCTTCTAGCATTCCTTCTAGAACACCCTCTGAAACAAACCTCTCCTGCAGACTTCCTGGTCCCTCCAGGAGCCTGGATGAGAGTCCCCCTGGCACACACTACGATCAACCACCTCAGCTTCACACTTCACATCCTCCCTTCCCAGACTCCAGCTCCCACCACCCCAACCACCCTCCCCTCCTGCACTACCCACCCccctctgccttttcctcccccaCGCAGGAGGGCTCTGGTACCAGCACTGCTGGTGCAGCCCTGCTTCGGAGCCTGGATTGcggtgtgtttgtctgtctccctgtgGCCTTAGGTTTCTAGAAGCCAGAGTCTGTCCTCCAAGTGCAAGAGCGTCTCCAGGACTTAGGAGATGGTGTGACTGACAGCTGACAGCTGCTAATTAATCAATGTCGGCTGAAtgaaaagaggggagaggaagaagaaacaaaggaatgGGGTTTCTCGGCCCCAAATCCTGCCTGGAACCTTGAATATTAAATTGACCCAATGCTCAG
The Microtus pennsylvanicus isolate mMicPen1 chromosome 11, mMicPen1.hap1, whole genome shotgun sequence genome window above contains:
- the C1qtnf1 gene encoding complement C1q tumor necrosis factor-related protein 1 is translated as MGSYGRGFTLGCCLLLAIAWGPALSLVPRGQQEQLEWEEKEELPPPLDHEKRDEETHEKHTPSQGEDLPTSRCYRCCDPGTPVYQTIPPPQINITILKGEKGDRGDRGLQGKYGKTGSTGARGHIGPKGQKGSMGAPGDRCKSHYAAFSVGRKKPLHSNDYFQPVVFDTQFVNLYEHFNMFTGKFYCYVPGIYFFSLNVHTWNQKETYLHIMKNEEEVVILYAQVSDRSIMQSQSLMLELREQDAVWVRIFKGERENAIFSDEFDTYITFSGYLVKPAFEP